The following are from one region of the Spirochaetaceae bacterium genome:
- a CDS encoding flavodoxin family protein, giving the protein MKVLVINGSPKGERSNSLILTKAFLAGASWHNAEVIHLSKLNIKGCTGCYGCWTATPGQCVIKDDMNELLPKLAAWLDVVITSFPLYGSNFPGQLKVFMDRQLPLSLPAMLPNANESGEHPLRGDMAGRKYVFISTCGFWTAEGNYGAIEWLLSRGFATGNYETLFTGQGELFGEAEKVAQLQEYTHNYLKLVHKAGEEYAEGGVISQKLKEELAVPLFPREQFEEMANGSW; this is encoded by the coding sequence AAAGCCTTTTTAGCGGGGGCTAGCTGGCATAATGCCGAGGTTATCCATCTTTCTAAGTTGAATATTAAGGGCTGTACAGGCTGTTATGGTTGTTGGACAGCTACACCGGGCCAATGTGTTATTAAAGATGATATGAATGAGCTATTACCCAAGTTAGCCGCTTGGCTTGATGTGGTTATTACCAGCTTTCCTCTGTACGGTAGTAACTTTCCCGGTCAATTAAAGGTTTTTATGGATAGGCAGTTGCCGTTATCGCTTCCTGCTATGCTGCCTAACGCTAATGAAAGTGGTGAACACCCTTTAAGGGGTGATATGGCAGGAAGAAAATATGTTTTTATCTCTACCTGTGGTTTTTGGACGGCAGAGGGAAATTATGGTGCTATTGAGTGGCTACTTAGTAGGGGTTTTGCTACAGGTAATTACGAAACTCTTTTTACTGGGCAGGGTGAATTATTTGGTGAAGCCGAAAAGGTTGCACAGTTACAAGAATATACCCATAACTATTTAAAGTTAGTGCATAAAGCAGGTGAGGAATATGCTGAGGGTGGAGTTATTAGCCAAAAGTTGAAAGAAGAGTTAGCCGTACCACTTTTTCCTAGAGAGCAATTTGAAGAAATGGCTAATGGTAGTTGGTAG